In Maniola hyperantus chromosome 20, iAphHyp1.2, whole genome shotgun sequence, the following are encoded in one genomic region:
- the Sema1a gene encoding semaphorin-1A isoform X2, producing MFVLRCAVVAALFAAAAAAWQENVRPKVFAQLGVDDTHKFLGNDTHTDYFRLLLRDGNYLLVGGRNVVYNLSLTDLNEQRRLVWYSTESDIDMCVVKGKDEEICQNYIRVLVSLAPGRLLVCGTNSFKPFCREYSVQRDSYHMEKEKSGQAVCPHDPEHNSTAVYADGELYSGTVADFSGMEPIIYREPLQTEPYDSMTLNAPDFVNSLVHGNFVYFFFRETAIEYINCGKAVFSRVARVCRDDRGGPHRFKQRWTSFLKSRLNCSVAGDFPFYFNEIQSTTELIEGVYGGLNAQLIYGTFTTPPNSISGSAVCAFSMQDIADTFEGTFKEQSAINSNWLPVNSAKVPEPRPGTCHNDSRQLPDQTLNFIKTHALMDESVPAFFGEPIVIRTSFHYRFTQIAVDPQVKTPGGKAYDVLFIGTDNGKIIKAINAVSYDSNKRAVPVVIEELQAFAAGSPVRALRVARAGRDAARLIAVSDREVLSLRLHRCSSEKISSCSECVALQDPYCAWDKQAGRCRAYSHGVSRWLDENSFYQSVSTGSHAACPHSKDAGAVGGLSSGLYDDARGENKGEVINIVQDKDGKGNNNNNEGPEVLAADPPPAAYSVETLALAVAAGALAALGAGFAAGYICGRRCKKDDDDNMPYPDTEYEYFEQRQNINRIQAEPKLLQQVEEVTYAEPVLAPQPKPASPRATLRKHPPYHPHHETLFQFQPDSYRRDNFGTLRSHQGDGYRRGNDNGFSTTRSVKKVYL from the exons aaatGTTGTGTACAACCTGAGTCTGACAGACTTGAACGAGCAGAGAAGACTTGTCTGGTACTCAACAGAATCTGACATCGACATGTGCGTCGTCAAAGGAAAAGATGAA GAGATATGCCAGAACTACATTCGCGTGCTGGTGTCCCTCGCTCCAGGGCGGCTGCTGGTCTGCGGCACCAACAGCTTCAAGCCCTTCTGCAGGGAGTACAGCGTGCAGCGAGACTCCTATCACATGGAGAAGGAGAAGTCGGGCCAAGCGGTCTGTCCACACGACCCTGAACATAACTCTACGGCTGTATATGCTG atggAGAGCTATACTCGGGTACCGTAGCGGACTTCAGTGGCATGGAGCCAATAATTTACAGGGAGCCGTTGCAAACAGAGCCCTATGACTCCATGACGCTAAATG CACCTGATTTCGTGAATTCATTAGTGCACGGAAACTTCGTGTACTTCTTCTTTCGGGAGACCGCCATCGAATACATTAACTGTGGAAAG GCGGTATTCTCTCGAGTGGCCCGAGTATGCCGTGATGATCGCGGCGGACCACACCGGTTCAAGCAACGTTGGACTTCGTTTCTCAAGTCCCGTCTCAACTGCTCGGTTGCAGGAGACTTTCCTTTCTACTTTAATGAGATTC AGTCAACAACAGAGTTGATTGAAGGCGTGTACGGTGGTCTCAACGCCCAGTTAATCTACGGAACTTTCACTACACCACCTAACAGCATATCAGGGAGTGCAGTTTGTGCGTTCAGCATGCAGGATATTGCTGATACATTCGAAGGGACTTTCAAGGAACAGAGCGCGATTAACTCCAATTGGCTTCCTGTAAATAGTGCAAAG GTTCCAGAACCTCGACCTGGCACTTGTCACAACGACTCAAGACAACTACCGGATCAAACGTTAAACTTTATCAAAACTCATGCATTAATGGATGAATCGGTACCAGCTTTCTTTGGGGAGCCAATCGTCATCAGAACTAGTTTTCA CTACAGATTTACGCAAATCGCTGTTGATCCACAAGTGAAAACACCCGGTGGAAAGGCGTATGATGTGCTGTTTATTGGAACAG ATAACGGCAAAATCATCAAAGCAATCAACGCAGTGTCCTATGACTCAAACAAACGTGCAGTACCAGTAGTGATAGAGGAGCTACAAGCTTTTGCCGCGGGGTCGCCTGTCCGGGCTTTGAGAGTGGCGAGAGCTGGCCGCGACGCCGCGAGACTGATCGCAGTGTCGGATAGAGAAGTGCTCAGTCTGAGGTTACATCGATGTTCCAGCGAGAAAATTAGTTCTTGCTC GGAATGTGTAGCTCTCCAAGATCCATACTGTGCGTGGGACAAGCAGGCGGGTCGGTGTCGCGCCTACTCGCACGGAGTCAGCCGCTGGCTGGACGAGAACTCCTTCTACCAGAGTGTCAGCACTGGGAGCCATGCAGCTTGCCCACATA GTAAAGATGCAGGAGCAGTTGGTGGTCTCAGCTCTGGTCTATATGATGACGCACGAGGTGAGAACAAAGGGGAGGTCATCAACATCGTGCAAGATAAAGATGGGAAAGGGAACAACAACAATAATGaag GACCAGAAGTCCTAGCAGCTGACCCACCGCCAGCAGCGTACTCCGTAGAAACACTAGCGCTAGCGGTCGCGGCGGGGGCTCTAGCTGCGCTGGGCGCCGGCTTCGCTGCGGGCTACATCTGCGGGCGACGCTGCAAGAAGGACGACGATGACAACATGCCCTACCCTGACACCGAGTACGAATACTTCGAGCAACGACAGAATATCAACAG GATCCAAGCAGAACCCAAACTCCTCCAACAAGTGGAGGAAGTGACATACGCAGAGCCCGTGCTAGCCCCGCAGCCTAAGCCCGCCTCCCCCCGCGCCACGCTGCGCAAGCACCCCCCCTACCACCCGCACCACGAGACGCTGTTCCAGTTCCAACCGGATTCCTACCGCCGAGACAACTTCGGCACGCTGCGCTCGCACCAG GGTGATGGGTACCGGCGCGGGAACGACAATGGCTTCTCGACCACGCGCTCAGTGAAAAAAGTGTACCTCTGA
- the Sema1a gene encoding semaphorin-1A isoform X1: MFVLRCAVVAALFAAAAAAWQENVRPKVFAQLGVDDTHKFLGNDTHTDYFRLLLRDGNYLLVGGRNVVYNLSLTDLNEQRRLVWYSTESDIDMCVVKGKDEEICQNYIRVLVSLAPGRLLVCGTNSFKPFCREYSVQRDSYHMEKEKSGQAVCPHDPEHNSTAVYADGELYSGTVADFSGMEPIIYREPLQTEPYDSMTLNAPDFVNSLVHGNFVYFFFRETAIEYINCGKAVFSRVARVCRDDRGGPHRFKQRWTSFLKSRLNCSVAGDFPFYFNEIQSTTELIEGVYGGLNAQLIYGTFTTPPNSISGSAVCAFSMQDIADTFEGTFKEQSAINSNWLPVNSAKVPEPRPGTCHNDSRQLPDQTLNFIKTHALMDESVPAFFGEPIVIRTSFHYRFTQIAVDPQVKTPGGKAYDVLFIGTDNGKIIKAINAVSYDSNKRAVPVVIEELQAFAAGSPVRALRVARAGRDAARLIAVSDREVLSLRLHRCSSEKISSCSECVALQDPYCAWDKQAGRCRAYSHGVSRWLDENSFYQSVSTGSHAACPHSKDAGAVGGLSSGLYDDARGENKGEVINIVQDKDGKGNNNNNEGPEVLAADPPPAAYSVETLALAVAAGALAALGAGFAAGYICGRRCKKDDDDNMPYPDTEYEYFEQRQNINRIQAEPKLLQQVEEVTYAEPVLAPQPKPASPRATLRKHPPYHPHHETLFQFQPDSYRRDNFGTLRSHQVNGDGYRRGNDNGFSTTRSVKKVYL; this comes from the exons aaatGTTGTGTACAACCTGAGTCTGACAGACTTGAACGAGCAGAGAAGACTTGTCTGGTACTCAACAGAATCTGACATCGACATGTGCGTCGTCAAAGGAAAAGATGAA GAGATATGCCAGAACTACATTCGCGTGCTGGTGTCCCTCGCTCCAGGGCGGCTGCTGGTCTGCGGCACCAACAGCTTCAAGCCCTTCTGCAGGGAGTACAGCGTGCAGCGAGACTCCTATCACATGGAGAAGGAGAAGTCGGGCCAAGCGGTCTGTCCACACGACCCTGAACATAACTCTACGGCTGTATATGCTG atggAGAGCTATACTCGGGTACCGTAGCGGACTTCAGTGGCATGGAGCCAATAATTTACAGGGAGCCGTTGCAAACAGAGCCCTATGACTCCATGACGCTAAATG CACCTGATTTCGTGAATTCATTAGTGCACGGAAACTTCGTGTACTTCTTCTTTCGGGAGACCGCCATCGAATACATTAACTGTGGAAAG GCGGTATTCTCTCGAGTGGCCCGAGTATGCCGTGATGATCGCGGCGGACCACACCGGTTCAAGCAACGTTGGACTTCGTTTCTCAAGTCCCGTCTCAACTGCTCGGTTGCAGGAGACTTTCCTTTCTACTTTAATGAGATTC AGTCAACAACAGAGTTGATTGAAGGCGTGTACGGTGGTCTCAACGCCCAGTTAATCTACGGAACTTTCACTACACCACCTAACAGCATATCAGGGAGTGCAGTTTGTGCGTTCAGCATGCAGGATATTGCTGATACATTCGAAGGGACTTTCAAGGAACAGAGCGCGATTAACTCCAATTGGCTTCCTGTAAATAGTGCAAAG GTTCCAGAACCTCGACCTGGCACTTGTCACAACGACTCAAGACAACTACCGGATCAAACGTTAAACTTTATCAAAACTCATGCATTAATGGATGAATCGGTACCAGCTTTCTTTGGGGAGCCAATCGTCATCAGAACTAGTTTTCA CTACAGATTTACGCAAATCGCTGTTGATCCACAAGTGAAAACACCCGGTGGAAAGGCGTATGATGTGCTGTTTATTGGAACAG ATAACGGCAAAATCATCAAAGCAATCAACGCAGTGTCCTATGACTCAAACAAACGTGCAGTACCAGTAGTGATAGAGGAGCTACAAGCTTTTGCCGCGGGGTCGCCTGTCCGGGCTTTGAGAGTGGCGAGAGCTGGCCGCGACGCCGCGAGACTGATCGCAGTGTCGGATAGAGAAGTGCTCAGTCTGAGGTTACATCGATGTTCCAGCGAGAAAATTAGTTCTTGCTC GGAATGTGTAGCTCTCCAAGATCCATACTGTGCGTGGGACAAGCAGGCGGGTCGGTGTCGCGCCTACTCGCACGGAGTCAGCCGCTGGCTGGACGAGAACTCCTTCTACCAGAGTGTCAGCACTGGGAGCCATGCAGCTTGCCCACATA GTAAAGATGCAGGAGCAGTTGGTGGTCTCAGCTCTGGTCTATATGATGACGCACGAGGTGAGAACAAAGGGGAGGTCATCAACATCGTGCAAGATAAAGATGGGAAAGGGAACAACAACAATAATGaag GACCAGAAGTCCTAGCAGCTGACCCACCGCCAGCAGCGTACTCCGTAGAAACACTAGCGCTAGCGGTCGCGGCGGGGGCTCTAGCTGCGCTGGGCGCCGGCTTCGCTGCGGGCTACATCTGCGGGCGACGCTGCAAGAAGGACGACGATGACAACATGCCCTACCCTGACACCGAGTACGAATACTTCGAGCAACGACAGAATATCAACAG GATCCAAGCAGAACCCAAACTCCTCCAACAAGTGGAGGAAGTGACATACGCAGAGCCCGTGCTAGCCCCGCAGCCTAAGCCCGCCTCCCCCCGCGCCACGCTGCGCAAGCACCCCCCCTACCACCCGCACCACGAGACGCTGTTCCAGTTCCAACCGGATTCCTACCGCCGAGACAACTTCGGCACGCTGCGCTCGCACCAGGTCAAT GGTGATGGGTACCGGCGCGGGAACGACAATGGCTTCTCGACCACGCGCTCAGTGAAAAAAGTGTACCTCTGA